The Bacteroidales bacterium genome window below encodes:
- a CDS encoding sugar nucleotide-binding protein, with protein MESSENNNRPEIWGGVECTVVRINDQVHDQIEFSGHEKRLDDFRLFADLGIRTIRYPLLWEKYANDKEGFLRLHDQRLNRLSQLNIDPVAGLVHHGSGPFFTNLMDPAFPELLASYAGDISARYPHIRFYTPVNEPLTTARFSGLYGLWYPHLKNDSAFLQILVNELKGVVLAMKAVQRNNPDARLIQTEDLCKVHSTELLKYQADFENERRWLTYDMLTGRFNRDHPLWRFVTGCGIAEQDLEFFIENAVEPAVCGFNYYLSSERFLDHRLENFPEVLHGGNGRHAYADVEAVRVPDVQIDPAGLLREAWERYKLPLALTEVHLACTREEQMRWLHEIYGIALTLKQEKIDFRAITTWSFLGSFDWNTLLQNTNRQYESGIYDVRSGEPRATALAGMVKSLNFNRSFAGRLMQVPGWWRRDIRKVYGVRERSFKPVGNDQMAPLLILGSTGSLGNAFTRICHTRGLVHRMVHRPEFEITSQQSIEKIIEHFKPWAVINTIGFSKIDEAEKDPMTCYKINTLGPAMLANICHSLGIKLLTFSSDQVFNGKKRNPYLETDKPAPLNIFGQSKRKAEEIIMMVNPDALIIRSSAFYNPWYADDMLMKLIRSGSEKSQEIYFPSDIIFSPTYVADLVNTALDLMIDGESGIWHLSNEEEISFYQFVKMAFEMAGKNDRNLVGIPTRRFGYAAERPHYSVLSNSKGISLSPLSVALENYLNELMVIP; from the coding sequence TTGGAGTCGTCGGAAAATAATAATCGCCCCGAAATTTGGGGCGGTGTGGAATGTACTGTTGTACGGATAAACGATCAGGTTCATGATCAGATTGAATTTTCAGGACATGAGAAACGTTTGGATGATTTCCGGCTTTTTGCCGATTTGGGAATCAGGACGATACGTTATCCTCTGCTATGGGAAAAATACGCGAATGATAAGGAAGGCTTTCTCAGGCTGCATGATCAAAGGCTGAACCGTTTATCGCAATTAAACATTGATCCGGTGGCAGGCCTGGTTCATCATGGCAGCGGGCCTTTTTTTACAAACCTCATGGATCCTGCTTTCCCCGAATTACTTGCGTCCTATGCCGGAGACATTTCGGCACGTTACCCGCATATCCGGTTTTATACGCCGGTGAATGAACCCCTGACAACTGCGCGTTTCTCAGGGCTTTACGGACTGTGGTACCCGCATCTTAAAAACGATTCGGCATTTCTGCAAATACTGGTCAACGAACTGAAAGGTGTTGTCCTTGCCATGAAGGCTGTTCAGCGAAATAATCCCGATGCCCGGTTAATCCAGACAGAGGATTTGTGTAAAGTTCACAGCACTGAACTTCTGAAATATCAGGCCGATTTTGAAAATGAAAGAAGGTGGCTCACCTATGACATGCTTACAGGCCGTTTTAATCGTGATCATCCTTTGTGGCGTTTTGTTACCGGATGCGGTATTGCAGAACAGGACCTTGAATTTTTCATAGAAAACGCGGTTGAACCTGCCGTTTGTGGTTTCAATTATTACCTGAGCAGTGAGCGGTTCCTGGATCACAGGCTTGAGAATTTTCCTGAAGTTTTGCATGGCGGAAACGGCAGGCATGCATATGCCGATGTGGAAGCAGTGAGGGTGCCTGATGTTCAGATTGACCCTGCCGGTTTACTCAGGGAGGCGTGGGAACGGTATAAACTGCCCCTTGCGTTGACCGAAGTACACCTGGCTTGTACCCGCGAAGAACAGATGAGGTGGTTGCATGAGATCTATGGCATTGCCCTTACACTCAAACAGGAAAAAATCGATTTCAGGGCTATTACAACATGGTCATTTCTTGGAAGTTTTGATTGGAATACCCTTTTGCAAAACACAAACAGGCAGTATGAATCGGGAATCTACGATGTGAGATCGGGAGAACCCCGTGCAACAGCCCTTGCCGGTATGGTAAAATCACTGAACTTCAACAGGAGTTTTGCCGGACGACTTATGCAGGTGCCCGGATGGTGGCGAAGAGACATAAGAAAAGTTTACGGAGTTCGCGAAAGATCTTTTAAGCCTGTGGGAAACGATCAGATGGCTCCCCTGCTCATTCTTGGCTCAACCGGCTCTCTGGGCAATGCGTTCACCAGGATATGTCACACAAGGGGACTTGTGCATCGTATGGTCCATCGTCCTGAATTTGAAATAACCTCACAACAGTCGATTGAAAAAATAATAGAACATTTTAAACCCTGGGCTGTGATTAACACCATCGGGTTTTCAAAGATTGATGAAGCCGAAAAGGACCCGATGACCTGCTATAAGATAAATACACTCGGACCGGCCATGCTGGCTAATATTTGTCATAGTTTGGGCATAAAACTGCTGACCTTTTCGTCAGACCAGGTATTCAACGGGAAAAAAAGAAATCCGTACCTCGAAACCGACAAGCCGGCACCGCTGAATATTTTCGGCCAATCAAAAAGAAAGGCGGAGGAGATTATTATGATGGTGAATCCGGATGCTCTCATTATCAGGAGCAGCGCATTTTACAATCCATGGTATGCGGATGACATGCTGATGAAACTCATCCGATCCGGTTCAGAAAAATCGCAGGAAATCTATTTTCCAAGCGACATCATCTTTTCACCCACTTACGTGGCCGATCTTGTCAATACTGCGCTTGATCTGATGATCGACGGCGAATCCGGAATCTGGCACCTGTCAAACGAAGAAGAAATTTCTTTTTACCAGTTTGTGAAGATGGCCTTTGAAATGGCAGGTAAAAACGACCGAAATCTGGTGGGAATACCTACACGCAGATTCGGATATGCCGCAGAAAGGCCGCACTATTCGGTGCTTTCCAACTCAAAAGGCATATCGCTTTCGCCATTATCTGTGGCCCTGGAGAACTATCTTAATGAGTTGATGGTTATACCCTGA
- a CDS encoding Ku protein, translated as MRPIWTGSIGFGLVNIPVKIYTAIESKKLELDMLDKADHAHIKYLRVNENTGKEVKWENIVKGYKWEDHYVVLEDEDFEAANAKKTKLIEISDFVKIQEIDQIFYENAYYLEPDKSGKKAYLLLKEALLKTGKVGVATFVMRNKENLAVLRPTDKMILLHRLHFAQEIRKPDELDLPEKSDIKGKELEMAVTLINQTTGEFDIDQYKDTYVDELMKIIEKKAKGVKKTAPKFKVVHSKSQDLMEQLKASLDMKRKKAS; from the coding sequence ATGAGACCCATTTGGACCGGTTCAATCGGATTCGGACTGGTGAATATTCCGGTCAAAATTTACACTGCAATAGAATCAAAAAAACTCGAGCTTGATATGCTTGACAAAGCGGATCATGCGCATATAAAATACTTGCGTGTAAATGAAAACACAGGCAAAGAAGTAAAATGGGAAAACATTGTAAAGGGATACAAGTGGGAAGATCACTATGTGGTGCTTGAAGACGAAGATTTTGAAGCGGCAAATGCCAAAAAGACAAAGCTGATTGAAATTTCCGACTTTGTGAAAATACAGGAAATTGACCAGATCTTTTATGAGAACGCGTATTACCTTGAACCCGACAAAAGCGGGAAGAAGGCTTATTTATTGCTTAAAGAGGCCCTGTTGAAAACAGGAAAGGTAGGTGTGGCGACATTTGTTATGCGCAACAAGGAAAACCTGGCAGTACTGCGTCCTACCGATAAGATGATATTGCTTCACCGACTACACTTTGCCCAGGAAATAAGAAAGCCCGATGAACTTGATCTGCCTGAAAAATCGGATATCAAAGGCAAAGAGCTTGAAATGGCCGTTACACTCATCAATCAGACGACGGGGGAATTTGATATCGACCAATATAAGGATACCTACGTGGATGAACTGATGAAGATCATTGAAAAGAAAGCAAAAGGAGTTAAGAAAACTGCTCCGAAGTTTAAGGTTGTTCACAGTAAATCACAGGATTTGATGGAGCAGCTCAAGGCAAGTCTTGACATGAAACGGAAAAAAGCATCCTGA
- a CDS encoding ferritin-like domain-containing protein has product MEAQSDMMRDSLLHEFLIDGLKDIYWAENRLLKAIPKMQKESTTVQLEKTLGEHLEVTKEQIQRLEQIFDKLGVRAAGKKCEAMRGLIDEGEDIMDETEEGSVTRDVGIIMAAQKIEHYEIATYGGLAQLARTMGHDDIAELLDQTLQEEKEADRMLTEIAENDINYEASTESK; this is encoded by the coding sequence ATGGAAGCACAATCAGACATGATGAGGGACTCTTTATTACACGAATTCCTGATTGATGGATTAAAGGACATCTATTGGGCAGAAAACAGGTTATTGAAAGCCATTCCGAAAATGCAAAAGGAAAGCACTACGGTGCAGCTTGAAAAAACACTCGGTGAACATCTTGAAGTAACCAAGGAGCAAATCCAGCGCCTGGAGCAGATTTTTGACAAACTGGGTGTAAGGGCTGCAGGAAAAAAATGTGAAGCCATGAGAGGCCTTATCGACGAAGGCGAAGATATAATGGACGAAACAGAGGAAGGTTCTGTAACAAGGGATGTCGGTATTATTATGGCTGCCCAGAAAATTGAGCATTATGAAATTGCCACATATGGCGGTTTGGCACAGCTCGCAAGAACTATGGGACATGATGATATTGCCGAATTACTTGACCAAACCCTGCAGGAAGAAAAGGAAGCTGACCGGATGCTGACCGAAATTGCAGAAAACGATATTAATTACGAAGCCAGCACGGAGTCAAAATAA
- a CDS encoding HmuY family protein has protein sequence MKLLIPGLLLILLMQACFTEDEPVKPFPGSITTIQDSVQVYQTWFDLESGQTVSVNPVNDWQLGFECGPDGWHIITNSGAHWFLYNTGVTDMNQSSHFPDALTGLYDVQSLWPEGTAAGNWVFTEGIQKQYTGNVYLLGRLINGTFQQIKKIVFDEVTDSSYRFRYLDAVQSDSVSIRKKSGFNFVYYSFLVKDQVQPEPGHDEYDLVFTPYYDLATLFGQTIPYHVGGALLNVWNTRVAIDSVSAYNDITIDRVAGMDLTGERDIPGYRWKNVTVDITGGGSATYEVKTGYNYVVKTAQGNYFKLRFLSYTLDGRSGFPRFEYSRLE, from the coding sequence ATGAAGCTTCTCATCCCCGGATTACTGCTGATTCTCTTGATGCAGGCGTGTTTCACCGAAGATGAACCTGTGAAGCCTTTTCCGGGAAGCATTACAACAATTCAGGATTCCGTTCAGGTATACCAGACCTGGTTTGACCTTGAATCAGGGCAAACGGTTTCGGTAAACCCTGTTAACGACTGGCAGCTTGGTTTCGAATGCGGGCCCGATGGCTGGCATATCATCACCAATTCAGGGGCGCACTGGTTTTTATATAATACCGGTGTGACCGACATGAACCAGTCCTCTCATTTTCCTGATGCTCTGACGGGTTTATACGATGTGCAGTCGTTGTGGCCTGAAGGCACTGCCGCAGGCAATTGGGTGTTTACGGAAGGGATACAGAAACAGTATACCGGAAATGTTTACCTGCTGGGGCGTTTAATTAACGGAACCTTTCAGCAGATTAAAAAAATTGTGTTTGATGAAGTAACCGACAGTAGTTACCGGTTCAGGTACCTGGATGCCGTTCAATCCGATAGTGTAAGTATCAGGAAAAAGAGCGGTTTTAATTTTGTATATTATTCTTTCCTGGTAAAAGACCAGGTGCAGCCTGAACCGGGCCATGATGAATACGACCTTGTGTTTACCCCGTATTATGACCTGGCTACGCTGTTCGGACAAACCATACCCTATCATGTGGGCGGAGCATTGCTGAATGTATGGAATACCCGGGTAGCCATTGATTCAGTGTCCGCTTACAATGACATTACTATCGACAGGGTTGCCGGAATGGATCTTACAGGCGAGCGCGACATTCCGGGTTACAGGTGGAAGAATGTCACTGTAGATATTACAGGAGGCGGATCTGCTACCTATGAAGTAAAAACCGGTTACAATTACGTTGTAAAAACCGCGCAGGGAAATTATTTCAAACTTCGTTTCCTGAGTTATACACTCGACGGCCGGTCAGGCTTTCCCAGGTTTGAGTATTCACGACTGGAGTGA
- a CDS encoding glycoside hydrolase family 88 protein, whose translation MIRRNFLTTSALAATGILACTPKKVETATAETGALADPLVQKAINVLLCNQRMAWEQGTASQALISVGKKDLAILFARDAVVRQTSEGRLGIVANDPGVTDPASNGEAVLLAWKETGDEKYKKAAEAMYNYLKNIAPKTKDGVLHHITYAPQVWSDASFMAPPFLALMDDYDEAVKQIAGFVKYLMDPEKKLLYHQWDESKNEYSRKLLWGGGNGWTAAGIAKIINVLPSNRDDLKTTLTGIGKDIIDGCIAFMRPDGLFHDIIDDSNSFVETNLGQMIAFSIYTGVKSGWLDASYREKADRMRNAARSKVDSQGVITGACGSPSFDKVGTSTEAQSFFIMMESAWHSLQS comes from the coding sequence ATGATAAGAAGAAACTTCCTCACTACCTCCGCCCTCGCTGCTACAGGCATACTGGCCTGCACACCCAAAAAAGTTGAAACCGCAACAGCTGAAACCGGTGCCCTTGCTGATCCTCTGGTTCAGAAAGCCATTAATGTGCTTTTGTGCAACCAGCGTATGGCATGGGAACAGGGTACCGCTTCGCAGGCTCTTATTTCAGTTGGTAAGAAAGACCTTGCCATCTTGTTTGCCCGCGATGCCGTTGTCAGGCAAACTTCCGAAGGCCGCCTCGGAATTGTAGCCAATGACCCGGGAGTTACCGATCCGGCTTCGAACGGTGAAGCTGTACTCCTTGCCTGGAAAGAAACAGGTGATGAAAAATATAAGAAGGCTGCGGAAGCCATGTACAATTATCTTAAAAACATAGCTCCAAAAACAAAGGACGGTGTTTTGCATCATATTACGTACGCACCCCAGGTATGGAGCGACGCTTCTTTTATGGCCCCTCCGTTTCTTGCCCTGATGGACGATTATGATGAAGCCGTGAAGCAAATAGCCGGATTTGTGAAGTATCTTATGGACCCCGAAAAGAAACTGCTGTACCACCAGTGGGACGAATCAAAGAATGAATATTCCCGCAAGCTGCTGTGGGGTGGGGGAAACGGATGGACTGCCGCTGGAATAGCTAAAATCATCAATGTGCTTCCCTCCAACCGGGATGACCTGAAAACCACACTCACCGGCATTGGCAAAGACATTATCGACGGATGCATTGCCTTTATGCGGCCGGATGGATTATTCCACGACATCATTGACGACAGCAATTCCTTTGTTGAAACGAATCTTGGACAGATGATCGCTTTTTCAATCTATACAGGTGTTAAATCGGGATGGCTCGATGCTTCATACCGCGAAAAGGCTGATAGGATGAGAAATGCAGCACGTTCAAAGGTTGACTCACAGGGAGTGATTACCGGGGCATGCGGCTCGCCTTCATTTGACAAGGTAGGCACATCCACCGAAGCCCAGTCGTTTTTCATCATGATGGAAAGCGCATGGCATTCACTCCAGTCGTGA
- a CDS encoding CsbD family protein: MSNSSNTIAKGNWNEIKGRLKQKYANLTEDDLLYVEGKEDELMGRLQKKLGKSDRELRDILGKL, encoded by the coding sequence ATGAGCAATAGTAGTAACACAATAGCCAAGGGTAACTGGAATGAAATAAAGGGCAGGTTAAAGCAAAAATATGCCAATCTTACGGAAGATGATCTTCTTTACGTTGAAGGTAAGGAAGATGAACTGATGGGGAGATTGCAAAAAAAGCTTGGTAAATCTGACCGTGAACTCCGGGATATTTTGGGAAAATTATAA
- a CDS encoding lmo0937 family membrane protein — translation MRNLLYVIAVILIIGWAIGFFAYSAGAVIHILLVLAIIAILLRLIGGGGTTAV, via the coding sequence ATGAGAAACTTACTTTATGTTATTGCTGTTATTCTGATAATCGGATGGGCAATAGGATTTTTCGCATACAGCGCAGGAGCAGTAATTCACATCCTGCTGGTCCTGGCCATCATCGCCATTCTGCTGAGGCTGATCGGGGGTGGCGGAACAACAGCGGTATGA
- a CDS encoding family 1 glycosylhydrolase has protein sequence MPRKFMFATGIENSYPTIQLPDGTRKRVDEMEKSNHYKLWKTDFELTKSMGINFLRYGPPYFSVNPAQGQYDWSFTDETFNALKEMEITPIVDLCHFGVPDWLGNFQNPDFPVHFMEYAIEFAKRYSWCRFYTPINEIFIAAMFSAQYGWWNERLADDRHFVTALKHLCKANILATQAILKLRPDAVFIQSESAEYFHPEDPSCRDLAKLLNEKRFLSLDLVYGSPISVPMYEYLLENGMTKSEYQWFMDNASKVRCIMGNDYYITNEHLVREDGSTIASGEIFGYHVITHQYFRRYNLPVMHTETNLLDPLSVEWLKKQWTNAYQLRQDGVPLLGFTWYSLIDQVDWDTALREDKNKVNPLGLFDINRQIRPVGKQYKKIIEQWMPLLEKEPFGLQL, from the coding sequence ATGCCCAGGAAATTCATGTTTGCCACCGGCATTGAAAACAGTTATCCGACCATACAGTTGCCTGATGGAACCAGGAAGAGGGTGGATGAAATGGAGAAGTCGAATCATTACAAGTTGTGGAAAACCGATTTTGAATTGACAAAAAGCATGGGGATTAATTTCCTGAGATATGGTCCTCCCTATTTCTCGGTAAATCCGGCTCAAGGACAATATGACTGGTCGTTTACCGATGAAACGTTCAATGCGCTTAAAGAAATGGAAATCACACCTATTGTCGATCTCTGTCACTTTGGTGTACCCGACTGGCTTGGAAATTTTCAGAATCCTGATTTCCCTGTACACTTTATGGAATATGCCATTGAATTTGCAAAACGCTATTCGTGGTGCCGGTTCTATACACCCATCAACGAGATATTTATTGCTGCCATGTTTTCGGCACAGTATGGCTGGTGGAATGAACGCCTTGCCGATGACAGGCATTTTGTAACCGCGCTGAAACATTTGTGCAAAGCGAATATACTGGCCACACAGGCTATATTGAAATTGAGGCCAGATGCTGTTTTTATCCAGAGCGAATCGGCGGAATATTTTCATCCTGAAGATCCGTCATGCAGGGACCTGGCCAAACTTCTGAATGAAAAGCGCTTTCTTTCACTCGACCTGGTTTACGGGTCTCCCATAAGTGTGCCGATGTATGAATACCTCCTTGAAAACGGCATGACAAAAAGTGAATACCAGTGGTTCATGGATAATGCCAGCAAGGTGCGGTGCATTATGGGAAATGATTATTATATAACTAACGAACATCTTGTCAGAGAGGACGGATCAACCATAGCTTCAGGTGAGATTTTCGGCTATCATGTGATAACTCACCAGTATTTCAGAAGATATAACCTTCCGGTAATGCATACCGAAACTAACCTGCTCGATCCCTTGTCGGTTGAATGGTTGAAAAAACAGTGGACCAATGCATACCAGCTCAGGCAGGACGGTGTACCGCTCCTGGGGTTTACCTGGTACAGCCTGATTGACCAGGTTGACTGGGACACCGCACTCAGGGAGGATAAGAACAAAGTGAATCCGCTGGGTCTGTTTGATATAAACCGTCAAATCAGGCCTGTAGGAAAGCAGTATAAAAAAATAATAGAACAATGGATGCCGCTCCTTGAAAAAGAACCATTCGGACTCCAGTTATAA
- a CDS encoding porin family protein has product MKTICAKMMALLIASLAVLTIHAQDNDMDVTESIRNKPALGLKAGVNLSTIYDSRSQDLSNSAKIGFAGGLYLSIPIGTYIGLQPELLYSQKGFVGKGNIVATDVKYTRRADFLDVPLMLQIKPSEHLFIVAGPMYSFLLNKKLVINSGNVSVEQQTQLRDYNIRKNVFGVTGGIDLIAYPLVISGRVGFDLQNNNGDGTSSDPRYKNAWVQATLGFVF; this is encoded by the coding sequence ATGAAGACGATATGCGCAAAAATGATGGCGTTGCTGATAGCATCGCTTGCCGTCCTCACGATTCATGCACAGGATAATGATATGGACGTAACAGAAAGTATCAGGAACAAACCTGCATTGGGTCTGAAAGCCGGCGTTAATCTTTCAACAATTTATGATTCCAGGTCCCAGGATCTGAGCAACAGTGCCAAGATAGGTTTTGCAGGAGGACTTTACTTATCTATTCCTATCGGCACCTATATCGGTTTGCAGCCTGAATTGCTTTATTCTCAAAAAGGATTTGTAGGTAAAGGTAACATTGTTGCTACCGATGTGAAGTATACACGCCGGGCAGATTTCCTGGATGTTCCCCTTATGCTGCAAATAAAACCAAGCGAGCACCTGTTCATTGTTGCAGGACCTATGTATTCATTTTTACTTAATAAAAAACTGGTCATTAACTCCGGTAACGTATCAGTCGAACAGCAAACACAACTCAGAGATTACAATATCAGGAAGAATGTGTTTGGGGTGACAGGAGGAATTGACCTGATTGCTTATCCTTTAGTAATATCGGGAAGAGTGGGTTTTGATCTTCAGAATAATAACGGAGATGGTACGTCGAGCGATCCGAGATATAAAAATGCCTGGGTGCAGGCTACCCTGGGATTTGTATTCTAA
- a CDS encoding TonB-dependent receptor, whose product MTDFIKHILTRHTVFSLFPVCLTFICITATGQKTDTIRQVVVTGQYRPQPADRSVYDIRVIDQKDIRLKAASSLGELLRTEPGFQVRSEGVLGDYVRIRGLSGEHVKILIDGMPVTGRIADRIDLGQLTLNNVDHIEIVEGPMSVVYGSNALAGAINIITADHSDKPWHGSANGYYESAGIYNLNAQYSRTKKNQSIGFNAARNFFSGWGPVDTSRYRVWKPKLQYMAGVDYRVKTQNLKLALFSDYLHEELRDPGALTLANLYEKALDGYHFTARWNNRLNLVTSSDKKIMFNLQAGYSYYEKKKLTYLNDLVNLHKTLAADADLHDTTRFNMVSARGFISNKPGGKIQFQTGIDMNYESADGKRTGGRKDIYDLSAFGGIIYSPVNRLSIQPGLRLMHNSNYSAPVIYGVTLKYVKDNLVLRTSYAKGFRAPSLKQLYLEFIDNNHEIHGNPELKPETADNVSASANYTLYSDRRMIGLETSVFYNSIKDAVQLAISTQKPGWGKYFNVPGHFKTMGAEAGITLRYSPRFTWNSTITATGRNRIDQNNSYSWSTDFVTSATLKFLKPGLQLALFYKYTDRFLDFAGNYSPEGQLDGIAQELTSSYNTLDATLSRSFMSDRLFISTGLKNIFNVTLIDSPGNLNFHGSVDNSAAIGYGRVFFMNAIFTFDKK is encoded by the coding sequence TTGACTGATTTCATTAAGCATATTCTCACAAGGCATACTGTTTTTTCACTTTTTCCTGTATGCCTCACTTTTATCTGCATAACAGCCACCGGTCAGAAAACGGATACCATCCGGCAGGTTGTGGTAACGGGCCAGTACCGTCCGCAACCTGCCGACCGGTCGGTGTATGATATCAGGGTCATTGATCAGAAAGATATCCGGCTTAAAGCTGCTTCTTCGCTGGGAGAGTTATTGCGGACCGAACCCGGTTTCCAGGTACGCTCCGAAGGGGTGTTGGGCGACTATGTACGAATTCGGGGACTGAGTGGTGAACATGTAAAAATTTTGATTGACGGAATGCCGGTGACCGGAAGAATTGCCGACAGAATTGACCTGGGTCAGCTTACACTGAACAACGTCGATCATATCGAAATTGTTGAAGGGCCTATGTCGGTGGTATACGGAAGCAATGCCCTGGCCGGTGCCATTAATATTATAACTGCCGATCATTCAGACAAACCCTGGCACGGTTCGGCGAACGGATATTATGAATCTGCCGGTATTTATAACCTGAATGCTCAGTATTCAAGAACAAAAAAAAATCAGTCGATAGGCTTCAATGCCGCCAGGAATTTTTTTTCAGGCTGGGGACCGGTTGATACCTCCAGGTACCGTGTATGGAAGCCGAAACTACAATACATGGCAGGCGTCGATTACCGGGTGAAGACCCAAAATCTTAAACTGGCACTATTCTCAGATTACCTACATGAAGAACTCAGGGACCCGGGAGCCCTGACACTGGCAAATCTTTATGAAAAGGCGCTCGACGGGTATCATTTCACCGCGCGATGGAACAACAGGCTGAACCTGGTAACCAGTTCAGACAAAAAGATCATGTTCAACCTGCAGGCGGGGTATTCCTATTATGAAAAAAAGAAATTGACATACCTTAACGACCTTGTTAACCTGCATAAGACACTGGCCGCTGATGCAGATCTTCACGACACAACAAGGTTCAACATGGTATCAGCCCGTGGATTCATTTCAAATAAACCGGGAGGTAAAATTCAGTTTCAGACCGGTATAGATATGAATTACGAATCGGCGGACGGAAAGCGAACCGGCGGACGGAAAGACATATATGACTTATCAGCATTTGGCGGGATAATTTATTCCCCTGTTAACCGACTCAGCATCCAGCCCGGCCTGAGGCTTATGCACAATTCAAATTACAGCGCTCCGGTAATATACGGGGTAACTTTAAAATACGTAAAAGACAATCTTGTACTGAGAACCTCCTATGCAAAGGGATTCAGGGCTCCATCCCTTAAACAGCTGTATCTTGAATTCATCGACAACAACCATGAAATACACGGAAACCCGGAGTTAAAGCCTGAGACGGCCGATAACGTGAGCGCTTCTGCAAATTATACGCTTTATAGTGACAGAAGAATGATAGGACTTGAAACTTCTGTTTTTTACAATTCGATAAAAGATGCTGTGCAACTGGCTATCAGTACTCAAAAACCGGGATGGGGAAAGTATTTCAATGTACCCGGGCATTTTAAGACGATGGGAGCCGAGGCCGGTATAACACTGAGGTATTCACCCCGGTTTACATGGAATTCAACTATAACGGCAACGGGCAGAAACCGGATTGATCAGAATAACAGCTACAGCTGGTCAACCGATTTTGTAACCTCAGCTACCTTGAAATTTCTTAAGCCCGGTTTGCAACTGGCGCTTTTTTACAAATACACCGACCGGTTTCTTGATTTTGCCGGCAATTACAGTCCCGAAGGACAGCTTGACGGCATTGCACAGGAACTCACCAGCAGCTATAATACGCTTGATGCCACTTTGTCAAGATCGTTTATGTCAGACCGGTTATTTATTTCAACCGGTCTGAAAAATATTTTCAACGTCACATTGATTGATTCACCCGGAAATCTTAATTTTCACGGCAGCGTGGACAATTCAGCTGCCATAGGTTACGGAAGAGTTTTCTTTATGAATGCCATTTTCACCTTTGATAAAAAATGA